The Vigna radiata var. radiata cultivar VC1973A chromosome 6, Vradiata_ver6, whole genome shotgun sequence DNA segment TACACAACTGAATTCATGGGATTGAACAGATTGGGATATGAGAGTGCATAAATCATagtttttgtttggaaaattataaattatgttgtcaaaattagtttttgaactaaTTATGCTAGTAGAAATGCTTTCTTGTTAAACCTTGAGCTGCTGTGATGTGATCACATTCATATTAGCTATTGTTGCtttcattatagtttataaattgatcGCAGAATCATTGATAAAGCCTGATAAAAGCTGAATTTGATCTactaagaaatattgaaaatggtttggaagttcaaatacttttctgaaCTGCCTTGCAAGCATATTTGTATTGTTTTGGACTgaacaaatcttaaaatatttttcagaatctgcttttgagtttaagagaaatttttgtttgacatcttatgacatGATCTTGTGATATCTGGTAACCATTTGAGGGGGAGATATGTAAGGTTGTTAGATGTTTGGACCTTTTATGAATGCTAGAtgtgttttaggttgaaaatttagCCTAAATCTCTATtttttcggaaattaacgtaaataatcgattaccaaagggtaataatcgattatctcggcctaaaaatttagattttgacaatttggatcgcaaataatcgattatttaaagtaataatcgattatcagtaaaaaaaaaaaaaaaaaaaaaaaaaaaaaaaaaacaaacaaacttttttaaatttttttttaaaggggattattacatttaggAGGAGTACTTTTAAAAggacttaaatttttaagttacttattttatgaggagcataaactttagatttttttttttagaacttTTGTGATAACTAGAAGATAtcactttgatcaaatttatgaatgGCAGCAAGCTCACGAAAGTTATATGGTTGATCAAATTCTTGACATTGATGTTCATctaggaaatattgaaaatcatcTAAACCTTCAATCACCCGAGAGATCCCAAGTcttgaattttagaattaggattttttttgtctgagtgctttgttgattggttgttattcttatctttatgttatatttctgtcttttatgtttctccttatgGTGTCTATGTAatcctttcttttatgaataacatgatctcttgttttatgcatacattgtttaattgagggggagatcatatttaattggagatcatatttagggggagctttttaatttaatctttttgcttatgataaaaaagggggagaagaataatataaggggagaagtataaattgatacaggtattgctaactttgttgtgatacaggtattgctaactctgttgttgtttgttagCTCATGTTTTGCAGGACAGCCAAAGTTgctttaaaaattgaatttttgatcatcatcaaaagggggagattgttaccaataagaagtattggtaaatcttgaagacaattgttttgatgatgcggCAAGAAGACTTAGTTGAAGAaaagtctaaaattatttaaaagcaaattgttgaaattaaatgtagtaggaaagtcctataaactttgtaaaacttacATTTTCAactgtaataatcgattatcaagaagcaataatcgattatcacaagtcattcaggaataatcgattatcacctcatataatcgattatcactttttgaaaaacctataacggacttgaataatcgattatcacttaatataatagattatttgtggcagttgggacttgacctttgatattcagagcagttGCCTATATATTGGGTTTCTGTGAAGTTCAGAAGTAACATTTTTGAACTTAGGTCTTTAGCATAATACAGTTTGTTTGAGGAAGTTCTCTAAGGCTAGTTTTGTTCCCTTACCTGNtctcgtgaataggagaagctcNcgtttcgtgtgtcgatagtcggagcggttctcttcgagtNGGTAAGGTGTTTTGCCTGGTCTCNtgaataggagaagcttgcATATCGTTGGTCGATAGTCNNAGCGGTTCTCNTCNAGTTGGCAAGGTGTACTTTGTCTGGTCTCGTGAATNGGANAAGCTCGCGTTTCGTTGgtcgaaagtcggagcggttctcttcgagttgacaAAGTAGTTCTCTTCCGGTTCGTTCNtcgaaggaaggttcttttatcttttatttttattcacttattgtaaatctgtgaaactgatttttagtgaaactgttattcactttttacagtgattaacgactggacgtagattctgttgaatcgaaccagtataaaaatacttgtgtgattttctgTTCCCTACACTATTTACtgtttacgcatatcaactgtttgataaattttctgaaagaaaattgattttcgaaaaaggaccaacttgtttTAGCAAAGGTGACCGAACACGTTTTCCGCttactcttagttttattccgctgcgttatactcttcaaaccatacctCGCTGGTACCAACACTCTCATGCTTCATTGTTATATAAGCTTACTTTTGTAAgatgagagaagagagaaaaatagttAGTGAGTCTGCAGATTTAATTGTATTGAACATATATCCTCTCTATGAGAGTAATCATCTAAAGACTTGTAAGCAATTTGTTTGATTGCgcattctgaagagaattaaaacactttttgATTAACTCATTTGAGTTAAAGGATTACTATTCAGCGTATTAGGTTTATACTAGGATTTTCTAGTGAAAACCatgagtgggtgaaactcaaatAGACGATGTATCAAGTTGATACTAAGAGCATCTAGGGATACCAGGAGCGTTTAGGGATACCATGAGTGGTAAAGAATAATACACAACCAGGAGAAGGTGAAACATAACTAGTTAGGGTAACAGAGGTTATTCGTTgactagggataccaagagtcggtgaaactcaactagtcaAGGTAACAGGGGTTATTCATTGACTAGGGATATTAAGAGTGGTAagaatactcagttgtaatcttgttgaagattataatgGAACCCTCTAAGGTGTTACAGGAGACTAAACGTAGTTGAGAtggagtgaaccagtataaaaatgaTTGTGTGCttattgctttattttcttaaGCGCTTCTCTTACAAAACCTATAGTTGTACTTATAAACGCTTCCTCTGTTAAAcaattctttattaaaaaggaagttttattaaaatgttgcAGCAATAATATTCTAACAACTGAAAAACACTTGAAAAGGTTTCATTGTTCTCTAAAGTCGAGTATCTAACAATTTGTGTAAAATCTTCCAATCCTTGGTTAAAGTGCTATTACAcggtttgtgaaaagtttttcaaaaatactaTTCAACCCCTCATCCTTCTGGTGTTTTTCATTCAACCCCTAATGTCAATGAATACACTAACATCATCACCACAAATAATTTCTCCTTGAAACTCTCTCAACACCATCACCATTCTTGTTCACAACCATAATCATCACCacaaatgttaataaataatacaataaacataCATCAGTCCCATCCCAGATTTATTTCAAACAACCCAAcaagaagaaaataacaaacataCACATTAACACTCAAAGGTGACACTCAACACTAAGCTTCTCGCAAAAGGTGGTGCTCAGTTATGGCGTCCAATgccaaacctttcacaaaagaCGGCGCTCAACGTCAGTCTTAGCGTTTAGTGACAATCCTCGCATTGAGCGCCATTCTTCTCGCAAAAAGTTTAGCTTAGCGATACCCTTCTACCGCTTAGCGTATTGGAACAAAAGTGCTCCAGATTTGTAGTGAAAGATGGCATTCAACGACGCCCTACTACCGCTCAATCCAAATTAAAGAGCTTGCCGCAAAGATCAATCCTACGACCTTGGTTCTTCAATCAAACAGACAAAAAGAAAGAACCCTTCGAGAGAAGTCAAGTAACTCAAGAGAAGTGATTTCTAGAATGacaatgtgttttaaaataatgaaacttgttcATAATAgtatattaaaaccttttaatactaaaataattaaattttgctatttttaaactactatcttttctaaaatgtcattttctaaGTCTTTAAATAGATAACATgagatacaaattttattttaaaatgtacaatctaaaagataaaaattatatttcaaattgtacaatacaaaatatatttatattttaaattatataatttgaaatatatttttaattttatatttataattgtataatttttttatatatatatatcggtTTATACATTCTAGAGCTATGGATGTACAGGTTAAAATTGTAgtggtgaaaaaaataaatggtcAATAAATTGACAACGTctcaaacaaaaccaaactacttaaaaaaaaaagtaagatttAATCTTGGaagaaaaatggttaaattaattttgatccaTAAATGTTgattaaagaatttaattaatttaaaaaagtaattggTAAATAATAAACCATTAGATCTAAtccatttttgtttcttccttCAGCTATTGACTTAAACTCCACATCCCTTTTTCATATCAAGCCATATGATAACGCACTTGCAACAAAAAGTTTGAAACCATGCATGCTATTTGTAAATGACGTATGAGAAGCCACATTCATGAGATTCAATGTTGCAGATATAGCTAGCTCTTCAATTATGCATATCAGCATatctatataaatttgaaatgtaaCACCACATATCCCTTTGCAGGGGCACCCCTAATGATACATAGTAAGTATCAACAAACAAAAAGCTATACAACATAGAATTCATCCTAGACTATCCAAAAGTTGAGTAAAAATAAAGCCTCATATGAAAGCAACATCTATATCAGTTTCTTCTTCAGAAAAAAACGCTTCAGATGCCACACTTGTAATAAAGAAACCAAAACGCAGATACCAAGAGACATGATGCTATACCAAGCAACTCTGCTATTCGTTTTTTCACTGACTTCTCTCATCCTTGCTTCCCTGTAACAAAGTTCAAGAAAAAGTATTTCTGAAATGCACTAATCATCAAATATAAAAGGTAGCAGATAGCAGTTATTGTGATGGGCTAATCACACAAGAGCCATTTCTTGTTAGCACAAACAACAACCCTTTAGTTAATTGCAATTGATTCATATATTTAGTGGTTGAAACTTTAAGATCTCACTTTATAACTAACATTGTAAATGCCACACATTAACAATGAGAAACTAAgataaatcaagcataaaaTGTAAGGGGGATAGAATATTTACTTATCCTTCATATAAACTAGATAACCATGGATGGCTTGTACTGCTCCTTCAAGTTTCCTGAGCTCGAGTTCAACACCCTTGAACCAATGCAGAAAAAACCACAAACATGTATCAATTTCGTTTATACATAGAATAAGTAACATATGCATTGGTAAAGAAAacttttttatactattattgAACCACAAACTATAATGTATAACAAGTTTAGTATAAAAAGCTTAATTATCCTTTTGGTCATCATAGTTTTGACAACTTTTCCTTATAGTATCTGTAATCTAAAACATCACATTTTGGTTCTtatagttacattttttttccccCTTTGGTCCTCACCATCAAATATTGGTTAATACCATTTGAAGAAACATGAacgaaattaagaaaaactccAGAAGCAAGCTCAGACAACATGTGCTCACAAAGAGTAATTGAATCTTATAATAGCTATCTTAACAATAGTTTTTAATCAATTGACAACATAAAAACTTTTACACTAATGGTGCATATTAAAACTATTATGTATATGACAAAGCAATTACAGAACATGAATGAAATTCATTGGTTTACCTCGATCTTCTCTTTCTTTGCAACGGACTCCCAATCTTTGGCAGCAATTCCAGTTTTCCATTCAAGGCTCAAAGTTGCTTCTTGTTCATGTTTACTATCCATCCAAAAGCACGCCACGTAGTTCCCACTCTCCTCCGTTGTAAATGCAAATTGACCTTGTGTAGCATTTTGATTGTCGTAAAGGCTATTCCCATAAGGAGATGTTAcctggaaaataaaaaatcaaattaaaacaaatgatGAACATGAATCCCTTAAATCACCTTAACCTAATATCCTTATTTCACAATTACAACATTACAAATAAAAAGAGAGTTCTCAGTTCTCAAATCTGCAACAGGGGACTTGGACAGAAACTAGTGAGctgagaatttttttaatttcagagTAGTCATAGGtcaggaaaatgaaaaacaaaacaccCCTTATTCATCATTGACATTGATTCATCTGAATGAAACCCTGTTagtgaaaaaattattagataCTTCCATACCACTAATTATCAATCTTTAAGCTAACACATTATTGAGTTTTCAAATTTAcggaaaaaataaactatattagACTGTCTGAACACAGAAAATTCATCAGATTTCTCCATAAGCAAAGTTTAATTTCCAATTTATACATTGTTAAAACACTTATCACCAACATGAATCAACAAGTGGAAGGTCAAAGTGTCTATGTGATTGGGAGGGAGACCTCAGCAAAGATGCTCAATGAGGTTCTCTATATATAGATATTAGCCATGCATTTGATACTTTATACCAAAACTTggcaacaaaaacaaaacctaCCAACATGAACTTGCACAAGgaataaaaaaacatcaaaagtaGCCAGCAATGCAAGTCTAAATCAATCAACAAGTTCGATCAAGCACATATAATTTTTCATGGGTTGGGAAGATTAATGAACAGACCTTGACAGAAACTGTGCTGAGCTGGGGACCGCCATCAGTGACAACATAGTAATCGGCTAAAACAACAATATTTTTCTGGATTTCCTCGGACATGCACTTAGTCCCCGTAGTGGGGATTGTAAACCATACTGCCTCTGCAAGTGGGAGCACCGAAAAGTGTGTAGTTAAGCATAAGAACAACACCACCAGAGACGCCCCAGTTCCAAGGTCCGTTATGCTCCGAGCCATTAGCAAAGGTTGACCTTGGTTTCAGACTCAGATCTTGTCAAATTGAGTGTTGTGTTGTGATGTATGTCACTTGCTTATTGGGTGAGGAAAAGTTCGGTGGGTAGGTTTAGATGTTAAGTTTGTGTTGGTCAAAAAAGAAGttgagtatttattattttggtgTTTGTGACGCATTTGAAGCTTACATGGATTTGTATTGACCAATCACGTTCCTCCAGGAAAGTCCATGTAAGAAAATGTGCCACCTAAACAATGTCTTTGCAGATTAAGGCTGCGAATTCTGGtaagaatcaaaataatttactttCCATATGGCTTCCTCTTTCTTGGTAAATGGATAGAGTTAAAGGAATAGAGAAATAAAtggatgaaattttttatttttgagaataGTACAGAAGAGGTTTTATTTAGATGGATAATTGtgttaagtgtttttttttcttttaatttgtttttgtttgaatacaaaaatttatttattttttactttaaataatctTGCGTTTGGATAAATCGATTGAAATTCTTTATTTCCAAAGCTTTTTGTTTTGGTAATATCTAAATTACTTCCTTAAGTTtgattaaagtaattaatttttttcactttattaaataattttcggATATGttacttaaatataataatcattattgtcatcttcttattttatatatatatatatatatatatatatatatatatatatatatatatatatattcattttcacattaatattcattttttcttattcataGAGAGTTTTTCACTTGTAGTATAACAAGTCTCTTATTCATAGGAAATTGGTGGAAAACACTTTTTTTCACTATCTTGAACATTCAATGTGAAGTAGCGATGATTGTGATGAGATTCCAATAACTCTTAAGGGGTTCTAATGATCTTATTCAAGATTAACCCACTCTTGGTTACAAGTATTGTAATCCACTCCTAGTTCCTCTAGTCAACACAACTAGTCCAAGTATTATAAATCACTTTTGGTTCCTTAGTCAATCTTGACAAGTCCATGTTTACCCACTCCTATTTTACAAGTATTATGACCACTCCTGATATCCAAGTATTGTCAACCACTTATGGTTTCCTAGTCTAACTTAACTAATACATATTGTTTAATATGAATGTTTCAACTCAAACACAAATAGCATTTGATTACAATTACAGATTAAATAAACTCTCATGAAGAGGATTAATACAGTATTAAGCAATTTGTGAATTCATGAGGTTCCTTTTCTTATGTTGAAGAGCATTAAACGATATAAGCTCATGAAtttctttatctcttttcttctcttctcatctTTTTAATGAACATTAGGCATTGTAAGTACAATGATAAACTTTAGagtaaatattcaataatagcTCTTTGTTCTTCTCTTTAATCTTCTCttgtcttcttctcttttcttcttctctccctTTCATTTGGGAAGCATCAGACGTTGTGGGCTCTAGGATAAGGTAGAAGGCTAGATGTGATGATAGCTTTATCttcacattttctctttcttgagCTTGCTTTCATCATTTCTCTCAAGTTGAAGAGCATCAGATTATATAAGTATTGAGATAAAGTAGAGCTGATATTTGATGATCTTTTTTATGTATACTTTCTCTCGtcttctctctcattttctcttctctatTTTCTACCTCTTCTTTCTTATGCTTCAACAACTTATTCTCTTTggttaatctttttctttttcttgagagATAATCGTTGGACATTGAGTTGATTTCAAGATAGGCTTCAAAACGTTTTTGGGTAGTTTAATCAAACTCAGGTCTACGTTGTAAAGCAGCAATGCTTTCTTAATGGTAACTTGGACAATTCTTCTGGGTTAGGGGCTTTGAATAtagatttttgtttcttaatgtCCATTTATTTAGAGCTTTCGGATAAAGTTTGGTTCTTTCGTTTCCTGCAagataaaaagaacaaaatatgtAAGCACAAAAGAACTTTTtcgtaaaatattaaatattttatccgTTGGTGATTGTAAAGTACATTATGTGTTCAAAACATTCTTGCATATGTTAATGCCATTTAATTAATGCAACGTTTGATGATAGTTTTGATATAGATGGTGTAGAtgacatatttattatatgctTGTCTCATAAAGCTTTTCACGTGATATCATgtaaagttatattttagatgCTTTATCAAATGTTGCTTAGATCAGACACAAAAATGTTTGGATACTCTATTAGGAGTTTTCTATCGTTTAATGCTAGTCTGAGTtcactttattaattaaaagcttatatatgtttttcaatATCATTTAGCAGCTTTCGCTAGAAGATATGTTTCATAAGATGGTTGCTTGAAAAAACATTGTTTGAGCCTTAGAGAGACGCTTCTCTTAGCAAGACATTGTTTGTTACCCATATTGTCTATTAGATGATTCTTTAAAggaaattatttctttaattagaTGTTTCTATAAGCAATATTTTGTTGAGTATTGTTTGATAAACTTCAAAACCTAAGTTTCTTAGACGGTTTATTCTCTAGATGATTTGTCTTAATCATaaagtcaaattcttgtagAAGTAAGATCCATCTTATGAGTTTAGGCTTTGAGTCCCGCTTTTTCATCAAGTATTTAATGGTTGCATGCTTTGTGTCTGAACTTTTCTAACTCGTAGACAATGGCTAGAAGTTCATTTTGAGTTGTGGCATAATTGACTTGGACCTCATTAAGAAATCTGCTTGCATAATGAATAACATGggttttattttcctttctctacATCAAAACAACACCAACCATGTGATCACTTAtatcacacataagttcaaagTTGAAATTCCAATCTAGTGGTGTGATGATAGGTGTAAAGCTCAGTTT contains these protein-coding regions:
- the LOC106764002 gene encoding transmembrane emp24 domain-containing protein p24delta4, whose translation is MARSITDLGTGASLVVLFLCLTTHFSVLPLAEAVWFTIPTTGTKCMSEEIQKNIVVLADYYVVTDGGPQLSTVSVKVTSPYGNSLYDNQNATQGQFAFTTEESGNYVACFWMDSKHEQEATLSLEWKTGIAAKDWESVAKKEKIEGVELELRKLEGAVQAIHGYLVYMKDKEARMREVSEKTNSRVAWYSIMSLGICVLVSLLQVWHLKRFFLKKKLI